From the Chloroflexus aurantiacus J-10-fl genome, one window contains:
- a CDS encoding cytochrome c3 family protein, translating into MAQIFPRNANLLSRLSIFALVLLVVEGILILGVYFRSNYFRQVNVAIEQPVAFSHQLHVNVVGIDCRYCHTSVDQSYFANIPATETCMTCHSQIKTYSPLLEKVRESYATGKPIEWVKVYDLPNFVYFNHSIHVNKGIGCSTCHGQVNNMPVVWQQQALYMGWCLNCHRNPELYVRPREEVYNMDYVPPSNQLEIGRQLVAEYGIMPPDQLTNCYVCHR; encoded by the coding sequence ATGGCACAGATTTTTCCCCGCAATGCCAACCTTCTGTCGCGTTTGAGCATCTTCGCCCTCGTTCTGCTCGTCGTTGAAGGGATTCTTATTCTCGGCGTTTACTTTCGGTCAAATTATTTCCGACAGGTAAACGTGGCCATTGAGCAGCCGGTGGCATTCAGTCATCAACTGCATGTGAATGTCGTCGGGATTGACTGTCGGTATTGCCATACCTCAGTTGATCAGTCGTACTTTGCCAACATTCCGGCCACCGAAACCTGTATGACCTGCCACTCCCAGATCAAGACCTACAGCCCGCTCCTGGAAAAGGTGCGCGAGAGCTATGCCACCGGTAAGCCGATTGAATGGGTGAAGGTGTACGACCTGCCGAATTTTGTCTACTTCAACCATTCGATCCACGTCAACAAGGGTATTGGTTGCTCGACCTGCCACGGTCAGGTGAACAATATGCCGGTGGTCTGGCAGCAACAGGCCCTGTATATGGGGTGGTGTCTGAATTGCCACCGCAATCCAGAGCTGTACGTGCGACCGCGCGAAGAGGTGTACAACATGGATTATGTACCACCATCCAACCAGTTGGAGATCGGTCGCCAGCTTGTAGCGGAATACGGCATCATGCCACCTGATCAGTTGACCAATTGTTACGTATGTCACCGCTGA
- a CDS encoding TAT-variant-translocated molybdopterin oxidoreductase: MTQQQPDLEAIRAQLRDARGPQFWRSLDQLADAPAFRELIEREFPRGASELEDGISRRTFLKLMGASLALAGVTACTYQPRQYIAPFDRQPEGRVPGIPQYFASTLTLGGYGTGVLVRSNEGRPTKVEGNPRHPASLGGTDLFAQAEILTMYDPDRSTTVLRQGVPSTWAEFTTTLGNALTAARATQGAGVRLLTTTITSPSLAAQIEQFLQAYPQARWYQYEPINRDNVVAGARLAFGRDVTTRYDLSAAQVVVSLDADFLAPGPGFVAYARAFAERRKVRKDSTTMNRLYVVEASPSTTGTAADHRLPLRADAIAAFTGALANELGVGGAPATLSPKAEEFLRAIARDLEEHRGQSVVIAGDQQPPIVHALAHLINAELGNVGQTVFYHEPVEARPTNQTEELVALVSEMAAGRVETLIMIGGNPVYNAPGDLRFADRMASVPLTIHLSQFVDETSARATWHIPQAHPLESWGDARAFDGTASIVQPLIEPLYGGKTANELLAAMLGQPEAESYDLVRSFWLEQIGETGWQVALANGVIAETVAPVIEPTLNEGAIRATPIPQPGDGVEIVFRPDPSLFDGFYANNGWLQELPRPLTKLVWDNAALMSPRTAIKLLGLPFNADRLIGTEADDRERQQYLEQLSKVNGTIARIEYRGGIIEIPIWLLPGHAEDSITLNLGYGRTHAGRVGNNVGIDVYPIRTSDSPWFGAGARVTNTGRTYLLVSTQDHWTLEGRDIYRVGEFKKFKEDPKYIAKEVYQEEYGRETPNYQSLQPGDDYTGRNAWGMTINLNACIGCNACVVACQAENNIAVVGKDQVSRGREMHWIRIDRYFAGEDLDNPSIYMMPVNCMQCEKAPCEVVCPVAATVHDYEGLNNMVYNRCVGTKYCSNNCPYKVRRFNFLQYSDTTTETFKLAFNPDVTVRIRGVMEKCTYCVQRISGARIAAKRAAVQAGQSSYVISDGAIQTACEQACPTGAIVFGDINDSNSRVAKWKAEGHNYGLLGFLNTVPRTTYLARVRNPSEELEKVEG, encoded by the coding sequence ATGACACAGCAACAACCCGATCTCGAAGCTATTCGTGCCCAATTGCGGGATGCTCGCGGCCCACAGTTCTGGCGTTCGCTTGATCAATTGGCCGATGCGCCAGCCTTTCGTGAGCTGATCGAGCGTGAATTTCCGCGTGGTGCAAGCGAGCTGGAGGATGGAATCAGCCGGCGTACCTTTTTGAAGCTGATGGGAGCTTCCCTCGCTTTGGCCGGTGTCACTGCCTGTACGTATCAACCACGCCAGTACATTGCGCCGTTTGATCGCCAGCCAGAGGGACGAGTACCCGGCATACCACAATATTTTGCTTCGACGCTGACCCTTGGCGGGTATGGTACCGGTGTTCTGGTGCGCTCGAATGAAGGGCGGCCAACGAAAGTAGAAGGCAACCCACGCCACCCGGCCAGTCTCGGCGGTACCGATCTCTTCGCGCAGGCCGAGATTCTTACCATGTATGACCCTGACCGCTCGACGACAGTGTTGCGGCAAGGTGTGCCGTCTACATGGGCTGAGTTTACTACCACGCTCGGCAATGCTCTGACTGCGGCCAGGGCCACCCAGGGAGCGGGGGTACGCCTGCTCACTACGACTATCACTTCACCATCGTTAGCGGCCCAGATTGAGCAGTTTTTGCAAGCCTACCCCCAGGCCCGCTGGTATCAGTATGAGCCGATCAACCGCGACAATGTGGTTGCCGGTGCCCGGCTGGCGTTCGGTCGTGATGTTACGACGCGCTACGATCTGTCGGCAGCTCAGGTTGTGGTAAGTCTGGATGCCGATTTTCTGGCCCCTGGCCCTGGTTTTGTCGCCTATGCCCGCGCCTTTGCCGAGAGGCGAAAGGTGCGTAAAGATAGTACGACGATGAACCGGCTGTACGTGGTTGAGGCCAGCCCTTCAACCACCGGCACGGCTGCCGATCACCGGTTGCCACTACGTGCCGATGCCATTGCTGCCTTTACCGGTGCCCTGGCGAACGAGCTGGGTGTCGGTGGCGCACCGGCTACATTGTCGCCAAAGGCTGAAGAGTTTCTGCGTGCGATTGCCCGCGATCTGGAAGAGCATCGTGGTCAGTCGGTGGTGATTGCCGGCGACCAACAGCCGCCTATCGTCCACGCACTGGCGCACTTGATCAATGCTGAATTGGGAAATGTGGGCCAGACAGTGTTCTACCACGAACCGGTTGAAGCCCGACCAACCAATCAGACGGAAGAGCTGGTGGCACTGGTCAGCGAGATGGCTGCCGGTCGGGTTGAAACCCTGATCATGATTGGCGGGAATCCGGTCTACAACGCGCCCGGTGATCTCCGCTTCGCCGACCGCATGGCGAGCGTACCGCTAACTATTCATCTGAGCCAGTTTGTTGACGAGACTTCGGCACGTGCCACCTGGCACATTCCGCAAGCGCACCCGCTGGAGAGCTGGGGCGATGCTCGTGCCTTCGACGGTACGGCCAGTATTGTGCAACCGCTGATTGAACCCCTCTACGGTGGAAAAACCGCTAACGAACTGCTGGCGGCAATGCTCGGCCAGCCAGAAGCAGAGAGTTATGATCTGGTACGTTCATTCTGGCTGGAACAAATTGGCGAAACCGGCTGGCAGGTGGCACTGGCAAACGGCGTCATTGCCGAGACGGTTGCCCCCGTTATCGAACCAACGTTAAATGAGGGAGCAATCCGGGCGACACCGATTCCTCAGCCCGGTGATGGCGTCGAAATCGTATTCCGGCCAGACCCATCACTTTTCGATGGCTTTTATGCAAATAATGGTTGGCTGCAAGAGCTACCACGTCCACTCACCAAACTGGTTTGGGACAATGCGGCTTTGATGAGTCCGCGCACAGCCATCAAATTGCTTGGTCTGCCGTTCAATGCTGACCGCCTGATTGGGACTGAAGCCGATGATCGTGAGCGGCAGCAATATCTTGAGCAGCTCTCGAAAGTCAACGGCACGATAGCCCGCATTGAGTATCGCGGTGGGATCATCGAGATACCGATCTGGCTCCTACCCGGTCACGCCGAAGACTCGATCACACTCAATCTCGGCTATGGTCGCACCCATGCCGGACGGGTGGGCAACAACGTCGGTATCGATGTCTACCCAATCCGTACCAGTGATAGCCCGTGGTTTGGCGCTGGTGCTCGCGTAACCAACACCGGTCGCACCTATCTGCTGGTCAGCACGCAAGATCACTGGACACTCGAAGGACGCGATATTTATCGGGTTGGTGAATTTAAGAAATTCAAGGAAGACCCGAAGTACATTGCCAAAGAGGTCTATCAAGAGGAATACGGACGAGAAACGCCGAACTATCAATCGCTTCAACCCGGCGATGACTATACCGGTCGCAACGCCTGGGGAATGACCATCAACCTGAACGCCTGTATCGGCTGTAACGCCTGTGTCGTAGCCTGCCAGGCTGAAAACAACATCGCCGTCGTTGGCAAAGATCAGGTCTCGCGTGGCCGTGAAATGCACTGGATACGCATTGATCGATACTTTGCAGGTGAGGATCTTGATAACCCCTCGATCTACATGATGCCTGTCAACTGTATGCAGTGCGAAAAAGCGCCATGTGAGGTTGTCTGTCCGGTTGCGGCTACCGTTCACGACTACGAAGGTCTTAACAACATGGTGTATAATCGCTGTGTCGGTACAAAGTATTGCTCGAACAACTGCCCGTACAAGGTACGGCGGTTTAACTTCTTGCAATACAGCGATACCACGACCGAGACCTTCAAGCTCGCGTTCAACCCAGATGTGACGGTGCGCATCCGAGGTGTGATGGAGAAGTGCACGTACTGCGTCCAGCGCATTAGCGGAGCACGTATTGCAGCCAAACGAGCGGCAGTGCAAGCCGGTCAGTCATCGTATGTCATTAGCGACGGCGCCATTCAGACCGCCTGCGAGCAGGCGTGTCCAACCGGTGCCATTGTGTTTGGTGACATTAATGACAGCAACAGCCGGGTCGCAAAATGGAAAGCAGAAGGGCACAACTACGGCCTGTTGGGCTTCCTGAACACCGTCCCGCGCACGACATATCTGGCCCGTGTCCGCAATCCGTCTGAGGAACTAGAAAAGGTGGAAGGCTAG